Below is a window of Phyllopteryx taeniolatus isolate TA_2022b chromosome 16, UOR_Ptae_1.2, whole genome shotgun sequence DNA.
taatatggaaaatgtacttaatGTTTGTAGCAAATAGTTGTGTGTCTGGAGTGCCTACCCACTATAGAAATCTGAATTAACTTTGATATGTACTTTCATATTCCATTAGCGATTATGCATGTTAATATATTTAAATCATCACAAAGTAGACTGACAGGGTGATAACATTCGCATCAAGGCTCACGCCCTACACTGTAATTTTACTAACAGGGTTACTTCCGTTCTTAATGCTGTGTCATCATAAATAATGATGTGTCACTCCtattgcattgtaaaaatactgCTGGCACTCTGATGtaattattatacatttatttgatgaagtGTGATATTATCCCGTTCCCCTTACCTCCACCAGGTACGTGTCAATGATGTTGTCGCGGGGCAGCAGCCAATGGGACACCTCCTCCTGGTTCATGGCGGGCACCAGGTTGAACTGGCTCAGGTACTCGCGCAGGAGGCTGCATACGGCCGGCACGTCCTTCTTTGTCATCGGCCGCAGACCCGACGTCTTGGGGGCCtgcgggtgaagagagggagtGCATGTCGGGTACGTGAGGCCagggggtgtacctaataaagagGACAGTGAGTTTGTGCGGTCACCCAAACAGACCTCAGGCAGGCGGTAAAGCTTCATGGTCCGCTGCATGGTCATGTTCCTGCTCAAGTGGGAGAACTTCACTTCGATCAGTTTGCGCGGGTTTAGCGAGCGATGCCAGTACCTGCACACAAAAGAGAAGTGCTCACTGAGCACATGCAGACCCGCATGGGACGCCATGACATCGGCGGTGTTTGGAATCAATCACTAGCCACTGTTTATTGCCCTATAGTGAGGTCGCCATTTTATAGTGTTGTTCGAATGTGTAGTGACTTGACAAGGGTGCCCAAACTACAGTGTGGGAGCCATTAGCTTCCCACTGTCCCTTTTTTAGGGGCCTTCAGCACACTGGTATATTAATATAGCAATTGACATGGTCCATTTCATTTAGCGGTCATTAATCCATGGGTTCACTTTTTACACCCTTTCCTGTGAATGTTTCGATGTTATcagtaaaaatatgttttggttTCAGCAGACTGTTTGTTTAtccttgtgatttagatgaaaatcagatgacattttatgaccaatttaagaaattccaaagggttaacatactttttcctcccactgtaggAAGTTTACACTAGTCTTAGGAACGATAAACCGATGCGACCGGAGATCTCTTCGTAAAGAAGAAAGATACGACTGTATCGGTAGCAGACTTCATAATTGATACAAAATCTGTCAGATATTTGCGCTGGAGATTGTAAACAATTCTCAGAGATAAGTGGTCTTTTACATACTTGAAAATAGGGTTACACATCtcattttatagaattgggATAAGTCAAGGTTCTTACGATGAACAGCTACATCAACAAATGTTCACTATCGCACTGTTTCTACACCGGATCAGATCGAATAATCATATCGCTCCCACACTAAACTGAATCCTATTGTTCTGCCCCTATAGATATAATTTTTGAATCGAACCGTAACCTGTGTATCAAGATATGTATCGAATCGGCCTCATGCCAGAGATTGTCAACCCTTGTTTAaacctgacagtgacaatataaAACAACATGTGATTGCGTCGCAAATCTTTACGGACACTGATGGCTTAGTTTTGCGTGTTAAATAAAGGAGAGAGGGAGTCCATGTTGGTTAATAAAGTCGCTGGTGAGTGTGTGGTAGCCCAAACCGACCTCGGGCAGACAGTAAAGCTTACAAGGTGAAGAATGTCAGTGGCCCTTGTATCGTTGGATTTTTCTGCATGTGGCCCTTGGaagaaaaggtttggacaccccGGCCTATGTAGTACCCTCAATGCATGTTGAAAGTAGAGAACAACCGATGGCCACACGAAAAGCAATATCTCCCATAATGTGTTGCACAGAAATAGAAAAagcaacacatcacaacacAGATTGACAAAgtgattttttcatttttcaagatACGCACAGCTTACAacaatttattataatttatttgttcaatACTAATTACAGAAGGTCCACTAGTTGACATTGATCTGGTACGCTGTAATTGTGCCCGAATAGtgttcaaaaatgatttttcatttgactaaTATATATCTCTATGTTGTGATTAAAGAGTAGGGAATGAGTAAATGATTCCAAACACAGCCTTCCTTTCCCAGTCAGGACCCCCACCTGCAGGTGCCCACGGGTTTAGGCAGGACCACGCCGGCCGTGTACACTGCCTGAAAgatgccctgcaggttgacgcgtCTGGTGATCTCCCGAATTAGGACCGGGGCCACTCGCTTGGCTCGGAGCTTCTTGTGGACGCACAGGAAGTTGAtctccaccatttttttttcactaaaataaaaacaacaccaacACACTAATAACCCCGTTGTCTTTTTGTATTAAAACACTATTAGACAGCTACGCACATGTCGTAGATGCGGATAGTAGCGGGGATGGCGCTGATGAAGCCCACCAGTTTCTGGTTGGAGTTCACCCTCACCCCGCAGTGCCACTGAGGCAGCCAGCCGGGGGGCCGGAGAGCCCTGCGGAagggatggggaaaaaaaatatccaattcaataaaactcacctattagatgaggaaaaaaagtacttGTTGAAATTGGCTGAGCATCAAAACGCATGAAAACACTCACCAGAGCAAGAAATCAGGGGAGTAGTCAAATCGAAACATATTGTCATCATCTTCCACATAGTTCTCATTGAGGAGAGTGTAGAGCTCCTTgagctggtttaaaaaaaaaaaagtaatgattaAACCACATGATTTtagtttattgtattattattatttttactattgCAGGAGGTTAGTGTGAAATAGGCTGCTGGTTATGACATCACAGCATGTTGCAATACCCAGCGACCTGTCGagtgaacccctgcatattcaCAGTTGGGCATTCACAAATTGGCAGATTTTTGGGGAACGTATACGCAgttattcaatgaaaaataaatcacatttgctgtttttgtgctcaggccaaagaaataaaagtattgctttggccccatcttgtgGAACATTGGTGTTGCGGTTAGGTTTAAGTCCTTGGTGTTTTTTAGTGTGTTTGAGACATCCTATTTTGTTGGCTGTCCATGAATGCAACTTCTTCACACTCAACGTCAAACTGAACTGGTCGAGAGCTCTTACAGCAGAGGGTAATCTTGGGTAAGTTTGTTGGCAGTTGATGAACACAATATTAACGAGAATCCCGTGTTTTGTTTAGTGGTGGCAcgtacaacatccatccatccatccatccattttctgtaccgcttatcctcactagggtcacgggcgtgctggtgcctatcccagctatcttcaggcgacaggcggggcacacccaaactggtcgccagccaatcgcagggcacatataaacaaacaaccactcacattcacacctacgggcaatttagagtaccctgcatgtttttgggatgtgggaggaaaccgaagtacccggagaaaacccatgcaggcacaaggagaacatgtcaactccacacaggtggggctgggatttgaaccccggtcctcagaaatgtgaggcagatgtgctaatcagtcgtgcaccgtgccgcccacatacaacatattcttgcaaaaaaataaaaaataaataaatgtaggttTCCTTTCCCCTTAATGACAAACTGTTTGCGTAAAGCGCTTGTGTCCATATACGTTTGCCCATGTGATGTCACGTCAGTTTGTGCTAGCAATTTAGGggccaaggacacttcgacaacggacagtcggagccaggatttgaaccgcAGTCGCCCAAGCAAGCAATAGTGTGCGAACAATACCATCAATGGGCCATATTTGAATAATTTAATTTCTGAATAGTATAGGTACTTTGGGTTCGGGATTGTGTACATGCCGGATGTATGGTGTCGATGCTTTATGACCccctgttttgttttcccaccaTCTTGCGGCAGCCATATCCAATTACAGTTCATACCCCTTTTCGGAGGGCCGAGATTTATTGGCAGAATTTTCGTTATTTGGGGCAGGTCTCCGTCCCTATCATCAgtgaatagcgggggttcactgtaccatGAAGACATGGCCACTCGTGGCTATCATTAACTACACTTATATTCATGGTAACCACTGGAAAGTGGTAGCTtgactttttacatttaatttaattgggtcagtgagaagaaaaaaaaaaaatcctaattaaATGATGAAGTCTTTTACGGCCTACATCTTACCACAGCAGCGTTGCCCAGGTCCAGGGTGTCCCAAGAGAAGCCTTGCGGGAGGCTGTAGGGCTCCTCACGAATGTGGTCCTTGTCAGGCTCGATGGAGCCATGCGATGTCACAGTCTCGCCTGAAGTTGAAACACACAAGAGTGGTTCATTTTAGTTGTCTGCGGAGTTTGGTTAATATCTGATGTTGGTGGCGGTGGTCATACCCAGCTTGGGCACGGGCTGTGTGTCCCAGAACTGGTAGCTCCTCCGGCTGGCCTCCTCCATAGTCTTGGCGGGACCTTGGCCCACTGAGAAGAGCTCTATTGCCTTCTGGATCTCCTGCAGCTTGTCAGCGGGCAGTGAATTCACCTGCGGGACAGAAGACACAATGAAGAAGCGGTGAAAGAAATTGTTCGGATCCTTAAAGAACTTGTAAGGGTGAGCGCGTAAGAAGCAAAATAAAGAGAGAGGAGAAacagagagagaagggagagagacTCGCAGCGCTAAAAGCTAATGGTCATGTTCTGTTCGGGACTTGGTTGTTCGGGTGTCAGCTACAGCAACACAAACGTCAGCGcatgcacacagagcagaatatttattttcctaataaaatacagataatcatGTTTTTAGGCATATGGACAGTAGAAAATCGATGGTACGTATGGTACTTAGGTAGAAGggtttcctgatttttggggttgattttgggggtgcgcattatactcaGTGTATTATACAAGAAAAATTACAGTAATCTTGAAgacctgtttgtttttaaacatttaggttTATTCAACTTTTATATGCAATACATAAAGTTCTATTCTAACTGAATAATGGTGAACTACACCCAAGAGGTCAAAACTTAGTTATATTTTTAATGCGCATTTCTTCTTCATCAGCTGCTATTTACCTAAATCTACTACATATTtattgttgaaaatatgtttaaaatatcCACTCATTTATGCGGGACATAATTTTTTTAGGTCTTTTCCCTATCACGAGAGTGCGAATTTGCGAGAATGGGATGTGTATTCGCCAGTTCCGGCTTATTATGCAGCTTTTATTTagcaataaaacaatacagaGTGAGTCAATATTCAGCAAGGACAAGTTACATATTTTGGCTGTTGGGTGTAATCCTCCATCTCTAAAATCATTACTTTCCAGGATTTTCTTAATAAAACGCCATCTTGCTAGAGTTACCGAACAACATTATTCAAGTTGGGATTTTATCTTACGTTTCTATCGTATATCATTGCGCACCatcatcaacacaacaccacttgaaaatcatgttcaatcccTAAtttaagaagcaaaaaaaatacaataaattgcTAATTTTGCTGTATGATATCtatttaacacattttcccatatcGCTTGTGGGTGTGGAACTCCTGCGATGAACCGGGGAGATTTCTGCATAGCCAAATAGCAAACAATGACAACTTGGGCCTTGTCTTCCAACCAGAACCAGTTGAGCATAGAAAAGCATGAAAATCATGATGAGAGGCATTGGCTTCAAATGTCAAGTTGTAAATGTTTATGCCTTGGCGAGGGGGTCTTGGGAGGTTTCTGTGGCCGCGCtagtctttttcttcttcttctgcttcctcttcttcttcttggcacCGCTCTCGTCGCCCAGACCCCTGTCACTGgtagacaaacacaaaatgatacaaataaaatatccatccatttttataatatacatttggtacggaaagtattcagacccccttaaattgttcacttttttctattgcagccatttggtaaaatcatttaaagtaatgttttttccacattaatgtacacacagcatcccatattgacagaaaaaaaacaattgtctaaatgtttgcagatttattaaaaaagaaaaaacggaAATATCACTCAGCCAGGCGGTACGgcgggtgactggttagagcctctgcctcacagttctgaggactggggttcaatccccggccccgcctgtgtggggtttgcatgttctccccgtggttttctcctggcactccggtttcctaccacatcccaaaaacatgcatggtaggttaattgaagactctaaattgcccataggtgtgaatgtgagtgcgaatgatggTTTGTTTCTGTGcggactgcgattggctggcgaccggttcagggtgtactccgcctcctggccgatgatagctgggataggcttcagcactcctgcgacccttgtgaggataagcggctcagaaaatggatggatcactcagccataagtattcagaccctttgctcagtatttagtagaaccacccttttgagctaatgagtctttttgggaatgatgtaacacgtttttcacacctggatttggggatcatatgacattcctccttgcagatcctctccagttctgtcaagttggatggtgaacgttggtgggcagccattttcagatctttccagagatgctcaattgggtttaagtcagggctctggctgggccaatcAAAAACCGTAACGgcgttgttctgaagccactcctttggtattttagctgtgtgcttagggtcaatgtcttttttttaaggtgaaccttcggcccagtctgaggttctgagcactctggagaaggttttcgtccaggatatccctgtacttggccccattcatcttttctttgaatgcaaccagtctccctgtccctgcagctgaaaaacacacccatagcatgatgctgccaccaccatgcttcactgttgtgaCTGtacagtgcctggttttctccagacattccacttagaattaaggccaacaatttctatcttggtctcatcagaccagagaatctaatttttcaccatcttggaatccatcaggtgtttttttagcaaacttcatgCGCGCTTGCACTGAGgaaaggcttccgtcgggccactctgccataaaacctcgactggtggagggctggagtgatggttgactttctagaactttctccaatCTCCTGACTGCAccactggagctcagccacagcctctttgggttcttctttatctctctcacaaaggctcttctcccccgagcTGGCCccccagacggccagctctatgaagggttctgatcgtcccaaacgtcttccatttcaggattatggaggccactgtcctcttaggaaccttaagtgcagcagacatttttttttaaccttggccagatctgtcccttgccacaattctgtctctgtgctctccaggcagttcctttgacctcatgattctcatttgctctgagatgcactgtgagctgtaaggttttaaatagacaggggtgtggctttcctaatcaagtccaattagtataattaaacacagctgtactccaatgaaggtgtagaaccatttttcggatgatcagaagaaatggacaggatcagagttaaatatgagtgtcacagcaaagggtctgaatacttatggctgtgtgatatttcagtttttctttaataaatcagcaaaaatgttaatgatgttttttccggcaatatggggtgctgtgtgtacattaatgaggaaaaaaattaacttaaatgattttaacaaatggctgcaatataacaaaaactgaaaaatttaagggggtgtgaaaactttccgtacccactgtatatacaaataaaataaggcATCAATCATAAAATTCTCTACACAATTATACAGGGTGTTCGGAAAGTCAGTGTGCAGTTATATTTTATTAACAGATTTGTTTCAATACAGAATACAGAGTacccctgcatatttgcagttcagCATTTGGGTAatctatcctccattattcgctgaaaaactcacccgtttgcagtttttgtgctcaggacAAAGCTATGtcagatataaaaaaaacattgctttggcaccatctagtGGCATCTTGGAGACAAGCAACTATGATTAacctgaggggaggagctttatttagtcaggccatagccttgtctaatattaaaaaaatgtgctttaccaccattttgtggcatctataggtcATTGACACTCACCTAAAAAGGTTGGTCCCTGACTCCCTTTTTGGATCGCTCAGTCCCCATCCCATGGTAAGAGCGGGCGTTCACTGTACATATAATATTTACACATAAAAGATAAGTACACTGTGACTTTCCGAACATCCTGGTACAACTCTACACTGCGGGTACAAGGTTAACATACTTCAATAAAGTgtcaaatatttatatataaccAAATCACTGAATCAACTGCCGCCATCTATTAATTATAGTCGTCTTTccatgtgtgtatgcatgttgtTAAGCAGCATGGCAGCACTTTTTCTTTAAACACTATCATATTTGACAGCTTAACAGATGCCATGCGGTTTGTGTTGTGGTACAGATGTCTACTCCAACAAAATGTATCGGTCATATAAAGGCAgcctgtatatttttaaaatccagttaaataaaagttttgttgtttttttttttgggggtgtgggggtgtttgCAGGGAGAAAGACATAacctttccaaaaaaagaaatattacattcccccccccccccccccaaattaatAACAACCATCTATTAAAATACAACCAAAAAAGCTAGAAGAACAATGAACATTAATAAGCACAGTAGAACAATATCATATTTATGTTGTTAACTGATGATAATAATCTTTTATTGACCTGGACTGGTTTTAGAATCTAAAAAAATttacataaatttttttttttttttaattattattttaattgcaGTTTTTCCCCCATGGCTACACAATATCAAAGAGGTTGTCACATACGACTCCCCCACCCCTTCCAGACTACTTGCTTTACCTGCATTGGACTTATCTTCACCTTAGGTCCAGTTTAAATCACTTTAAACCGCTGCCCTTGCACCCACATAACCTCTTTACTGAAACCGCACACCCCCCACTCGCTCACCCACCCATACATCCACTCATCCCTCTTCTTCTGTCCGCATACTTACACGGGATAATCTCATTATTGTCCGAGGGCAACAGGGCCCAGATGGCTCATCAAATGCCCTTTGCAGACGGGGTGACCGACCatgcatgtatacatgtatgtatatacaaaGGGGTGCAAACAAGGGGTCCGGACAATGAACGACAAACAAACCATTCTGTATGGGTTGTTCCATGGGCTTCCACTTAGCCACAAGTGTTCTTTATGCTCGACCCAgcttgaaactgtttttttggggggtttttttgctTCATAACATCAAGAGATACAGTACAGTGTCATGTACTGTTACTCCGGTTtaactgtatgtttgtgtattttaactGTGTAAAGCACTGAGTCTTCTTGGTACTGTACTGAAAGgtactgtataaataaaatgtacttaaagtGAGTGATGATTATAATTATCTATAGTTCAAAATAAATCCTGAATATACTCCAAACTGTGATttcaaaacacttgaatatcattttaaactcattttacaaatgacccttaaaaataaatggcttggtGATGATTTGATTTGAGAAAAATGCACCACAACTGTGAGAACATGTCGCTGCTTCACAACGtgtaaaaataccaattactactACACTATTAGCTATTGTGTTATGTTTTTGACTCAGTGACACGGTCATTTTTCTCCCTCCAAGTCATCTTGAGAAGTTTATAACCCTGTTTTCTCTGGCAGCAACCCCACAAGGAGCCTCGCCTAACCTCTATTGGAATCTTCCATTGCCCTCCTGTTTGCCGTAAAGTCGACCGGCTATCAGCCGGTGGCCAACACTAGCTACTCCTCTGCGAACATGCTACCTCAGAAGGAGTAGGGCATTTAGGAAGCTTCTTATGGTGTTACAGGAAGtaaaatatatgtgtgtgtgtgtgaataggcACTAC
It encodes the following:
- the nmt1a gene encoding glycylpeptide N-tetradecanoyltransferase 1 isoform X2, translating into MLTSPAADQSQRGMFKDLEDTRRRLTSWLKMADENETAPLPEKQDVEDHGHCSDCENEEHHFDDGDRGLGDESGAKKKKRKQKKKKKTSAATETSQDPLAKVNSLPADKLQEIQKAIELFSVGQGPAKTMEEASRRSYQFWDTQPVPKLGETVTSHGSIEPDKDHIREEPYSLPQGFSWDTLDLGNAAVLKELYTLLNENYVEDDDNMFRFDYSPDFLLWALRPPGWLPQWHCGVRVNSNQKLVGFISAIPATIRIYDIEKKMVEINFLCVHKKLRAKRVAPVLIREITRRVNLQGIFQAVYTAGVVLPKPVGTCRYWHRSLNPRKLIEVKFSHLSRNMTMQRTMKLYRLPEAPKTSGLRPMTKKDVPAVCSLLREYLSQFNLVPAMNQEEVSHWLLPRDNIIDTYLVENEGKVTDFLSFYTLPSTIMNHPVHRTLKAAYSFYNVHTTTPLLDLMSDTLILAKSVGLVLQ
- the nmt1a gene encoding glycylpeptide N-tetradecanoyltransferase 1 isoform X1, with the protein product MLTSPAADQSQRGMFKDLEDTRRRLTSWLKMADENETAPLPEKQDVEDHGHCSDCENEEHHFDDGDRGLGDESGAKKKKRKQKKKKKTSAATETSQDPLAKVNSLPADKLQEIQKAIELFSVGQGPAKTMEEASRRSYQFWDTQPVPKLGETVTSHGSIEPDKDHIREEPYSLPQGFSWDTLDLGNAAVLKELYTLLNENYVEDDDNMFRFDYSPDFLLWALRPPGWLPQWHCGVRVNSNQKLVGFISAIPATIRIYDIEKKMVEINFLCVHKKLRAKRVAPVLIREITRRVNLQGIFQAVYTAGVVLPKPVGTCRYWHRSLNPRKLIEVKFSHLSRNMTMQRTMKLYRLPEAPKTSGLRPMTKKDVPAVCSLLREYLSQFNLVPAMNQEEVSHWLLPRDNIIDTYLVENEGKVTDFLSFYTLPSTIMNHPVHRTLKAAYSFYNVHTTTPLLDLMSDTLILAKSKGFDVFNALDLMENKTFLEKLKFGIGDGNLQYYLYNWKCPSMGSEKVGLVLQ
- the nmt1a gene encoding glycylpeptide N-tetradecanoyltransferase 1 isoform X3, producing the protein MGWGLSDPKRESGTNLFSDRGLGDESGAKKKKRKQKKKKKTSAATETSQDPLAKVNSLPADKLQEIQKAIELFSVGQGPAKTMEEASRRSYQFWDTQPVPKLGETVTSHGSIEPDKDHIREEPYSLPQGFSWDTLDLGNAAVLKELYTLLNENYVEDDDNMFRFDYSPDFLLWALRPPGWLPQWHCGVRVNSNQKLVGFISAIPATIRIYDIEKKMVEINFLCVHKKLRAKRVAPVLIREITRRVNLQGIFQAVYTAGVVLPKPVGTCRYWHRSLNPRKLIEVKFSHLSRNMTMQRTMKLYRLPEAPKTSGLRPMTKKDVPAVCSLLREYLSQFNLVPAMNQEEVSHWLLPRDNIIDTYLVENEGKVTDFLSFYTLPSTIMNHPVHRTLKAAYSFYNVHTTTPLLDLMSDTLILAKSKGFDVFNALDLMENKTFLEKLKFGIGDGNLQYYLYNWKCPSMGSEKVGLVLQ